A stretch of the Gammaproteobacteria bacterium genome encodes the following:
- a CDS encoding PAS domain-containing sensor histidine kinase, which produces MFKSTDHPPRDLENAFNTFSEVSERLSDAYHTLERRVATLTAELAAARSERLAQLAEKERLADRLQQLLELLPGGVVVLDGEGRVTDCNPAAREFLGAPLQGEPWPAVVQRVMALPGDPGQPLVLRDGRRLSLVSRPLGAAPGEVLLLQDVSETQALQEALARRSRLSAMGEMMARLAHQIRTPLATSLLYLGHLRRPHCSDAERLKCAAKMSAQLGHLNHTVNDMLMFARGGDDEDEDFLLAGVLDELRTAVEARLAAAGGRLLLANGCDKAVLRGNRNALLGALLNLVDNAIDAAGAGVVVHIQVRRVAGGKVELRLRDNGPGIPAALQGRIFEPFFTTRHQGTGLGLAVARAVVLRHRGTVEVESGVESGTCFVLLFPDAGGERLLAGGTAYAAGEAARQQQATGVV; this is translated from the coding sequence ATGTTCAAATCCACCGATCACCCGCCCCGAGACCTGGAAAACGCCTTTAACACCTTCAGCGAAGTGTCCGAACGGCTCTCCGATGCCTATCACACCCTGGAGCGCCGTGTTGCCACCTTGACGGCGGAACTGGCCGCCGCCCGCAGCGAACGTCTGGCCCAACTGGCGGAAAAAGAACGGCTCGCTGACCGTCTCCAGCAATTGCTGGAGCTGCTCCCCGGTGGTGTCGTGGTGCTGGACGGCGAGGGCCGGGTGACGGACTGCAATCCGGCGGCCCGTGAGTTCCTGGGCGCGCCGCTGCAAGGTGAACCCTGGCCGGCTGTGGTGCAGCGGGTGATGGCCCTGCCCGGCGATCCCGGCCAGCCGCTGGTTTTGCGCGACGGCCGCCGTCTCAGCCTGGTGTCGCGTCCCCTGGGGGCCGCGCCGGGTGAAGTCTTGTTGCTCCAGGACGTGTCGGAGACCCAGGCCTTGCAGGAAGCCCTGGCGCGCCGGTCCCGCCTGTCGGCCATGGGAGAGATGATGGCGCGCCTGGCGCACCAGATACGCACCCCGCTGGCGACCTCCCTGCTTTACCTGGGTCACTTGCGGCGGCCCCATTGCAGCGATGCCGAGCGTCTGAAATGCGCCGCGAAAATGTCGGCGCAACTTGGCCACTTGAACCACACCGTTAACGACATGCTGATGTTCGCCCGCGGCGGTGATGACGAGGACGAAGACTTTCTGCTCGCCGGGGTGCTGGACGAACTGCGGACCGCCGTGGAGGCGCGGCTGGCCGCGGCTGGCGGCAGATTGTTGCTCGCCAATGGCTGCGACAAGGCCGTGCTGCGGGGTAACCGCAACGCCTTGTTGGGCGCCCTGTTGAATCTTGTCGACAACGCCATCGACGCTGCCGGTGCCGGCGTGGTGGTACACATCCAGGTGCGCCGTGTTGCCGGCGGCAAGGTTGAATTGCGCCTGCGTGACAACGGCCCCGGCATTCCCGCTGCTTTGCAGGGGCGCATCTTTGAGCCTTTCTTCACCACCCGGCACCAGGGCACCGGTCTGGGGCTGGCGGTGGCGCGGGCGGTGGTGTTGCGGCACCGCGGCACTGTGGAGGTGGAGTCCGGGGTGGAATCAGGCACGTGTTTCGTATTGCTTTTCCCCGATGCAGGTGGAGAGCGTCTGCTCGCCGGCGGAACCGCCTACGCTGCCGGGGAGGCAGCCCGGCAACAACAGGCAACAGGAGTAGTGTAA
- a CDS encoding sigma-54-dependent Fis family transcriptional regulator, which translates to MGVSQIILAGVDRALEHELKSVLGFLDYGDISVFDDEEMENPPGRAGDTLAVILNCAGVAGREEAVWQRLNDWGGKVPLILLKQKDQPVPDVLAKNAVGAVVLPVKYRPLTEALRQAEIYLDSRPSKAARRSPELFRSLVGNSRSVRHVRKLIEQVADSDATVLILGESGTGKEVVARNLHYHSKRRDKPFVPINCGAIPAELLESELFGHEKGAFTGAITARQGRFELAEGGTLFLDEIGDMSLHMQVKLLRVLQERVFERVGSNKPIQADVRIIAATHRNLEEAIREDKFREDLYYRLNVFPIEMPPLRERREDIPLLIAELVTRLEHEKRGSVRLTQAAVMALCEYHWPGNVRELANLVERLVIMHPLGVVDIADLPEKFRPAQEVELPRTLPEEMAVLCDPLATPRLPRDGLDLKEHISNLEYNLIKQALEDAGGVVAHAANRLKLRRTTLVEKMRKYGLQRSDETT; encoded by the coding sequence ATGGGCGTTTCCCAAATAATTCTCGCAGGTGTGGACCGCGCATTGGAACATGAACTTAAATCCGTGCTGGGATTTCTGGACTACGGGGACATTAGTGTTTTCGATGACGAAGAAATGGAAAACCCTCCCGGCCGGGCCGGCGACACGCTGGCGGTTATATTGAATTGTGCGGGGGTCGCCGGGCGGGAGGAAGCAGTGTGGCAGCGCCTGAATGATTGGGGCGGGAAGGTGCCGCTGATCCTGTTAAAGCAAAAAGATCAGCCGGTGCCGGATGTGCTGGCAAAAAACGCCGTGGGCGCTGTTGTATTGCCGGTGAAGTACCGTCCCTTGACCGAGGCGCTGCGGCAGGCGGAGATTTATCTCGACAGCCGGCCCAGCAAAGCGGCGCGCCGCTCCCCGGAGTTGTTCCGCAGCCTGGTGGGAAACAGCCGCAGCGTGCGCCATGTGCGCAAGCTGATCGAACAAGTGGCGGACTCCGATGCCACCGTACTGATATTGGGGGAGTCCGGCACCGGCAAGGAAGTGGTGGCGCGAAACCTTCACTATCACTCCAAGCGCCGTGACAAACCGTTTGTTCCGATCAACTGTGGGGCCATTCCGGCGGAGCTGCTCGAAAGCGAACTCTTTGGTCATGAAAAGGGGGCGTTCACCGGCGCCATCACCGCCCGCCAGGGGCGTTTTGAGCTGGCCGAAGGGGGCACCCTGTTTCTTGATGAAATCGGCGACATGAGTCTGCACATGCAGGTGAAGTTGTTGCGGGTGCTGCAAGAGAGGGTGTTCGAGCGCGTGGGCAGCAACAAACCCATCCAGGCCGACGTGCGCATTATCGCCGCCACCCACCGCAACCTGGAAGAGGCAATACGGGAAGACAAATTCCGGGAAGATTTGTATTACCGTCTCAACGTTTTTCCCATCGAGATGCCGCCCTTGCGCGAGCGCCGCGAAGACATACCGTTGCTGATTGCCGAGCTGGTCACGCGCCTGGAGCATGAAAAGCGCGGCTCGGTGCGCCTGACCCAGGCCGCCGTTATGGCCTTGTGCGAGTATCACTGGCCCGGCAATGTGCGCGAGCTGGCCAATCTGGTGGAGCGGCTGGTGATCATGCACCCCCTGGGGGTGGTGGATATCGCTGATCTGCCGGAGAAGTTTCGCCCGGCTCAGGAGGTGGAACTGCCGCGCACCCTGCCGGAGGAGATGGCCGTCCTGTGCGATCCCTTGGCGACGCCCCGTCTGCCCCGCGACGGTCTGGATCTCAAAGAACACATCAGCAACCTCGAATACAACCTCATCAAACAAGCCCTGGAAGACGCCGGCGGTGTGGTGGCCCACGCCGCCAATCGTTTGAAGCTGCGGCGCACGACCTTGGTCGAGAAAATGCGCAAGTACGGTTTGCAGCGCAGCGACGAGACGACATAA
- a CDS encoding flagellar protein FliT, giving the protein MSDVVARLAAVTAALLGAADGQQWDQVAALSAEQAEIIDAVRRDSVSLRLNDPARRERVEQLVADIRRAQALVRRKMQHLGDQAGDMKKRKRVAQTYSSLA; this is encoded by the coding sequence ATGAGCGATGTGGTGGCGCGCCTGGCCGCGGTGACCGCGGCGCTGCTGGGCGCGGCGGACGGGCAACAATGGGATCAGGTTGCGGCCTTGAGTGCGGAGCAGGCCGAGATCATTGACGCGGTTCGTCGGGACAGCGTTTCGCTTCGGTTAAACGACCCGGCCCGGCGTGAGCGGGTCGAGCAACTCGTTGCCGACATCCGCCGGGCGCAAGCCCTCGTCAGGCGGAAAATGCAACACCTTGGTGATCAGGCCGGCGACATGAAAAAAAGAAAGCGTGTTGCCCAAACGTATTCCTCACTGGCTTAA
- the fliS gene encoding flagellar export chaperone FliS: MSYGNMRDALKQYSQVKVRSGVEGATPHRLIQMLMEGALEKMQLAKANLERGNKAEKARHIDWALSIIDGLQSSLDMEKGGQIAANLDALYDYMQRQLVMANLDNDVAKLDEVSNLLLEIKTAWDAVPAVLKQQEAAGAQAATAAVNHAAAG, translated from the coding sequence ATGAGTTATGGCAATATGCGTGATGCACTGAAGCAATACAGCCAGGTAAAGGTCCGCTCCGGGGTCGAAGGGGCCACGCCTCATCGCCTGATTCAGATGCTTATGGAAGGGGCCCTGGAAAAGATGCAACTGGCGAAAGCCAACCTGGAGCGGGGCAACAAGGCGGAGAAAGCCCGCCACATTGATTGGGCCTTGTCCATTATTGACGGTTTGCAAAGCAGTCTCGATATGGAAAAAGGCGGCCAGATTGCCGCCAACCTGGATGCCTTGTACGACTATATGCAGCGGCAACTGGTCATGGCGAATCTGGACAACGATGTTGCCAAGCTCGATGAAGTGTCGAATTTGTTGCTGGAAATCAAAACCGCCTGGGACGCTGTGCCCGCCGTGCTGAAGCAACAGGAAGCCGCGGGCGCACAGGCCGCGACAGCGGCGGTCAACCATGCGGCGGCGGGTTGA
- a CDS encoding flagellar protein FlaG has translation MNPITAAAQNVAKTPVSVRSTPREQAVTKLVTDELEQKKSAPETKPLAREELDGVVKEINQTVQNVVRDIRFQLDKETDKVVIKVIDQSTQEEIRQLPPEEVLNMMENLSNLKGILFKEEA, from the coding sequence CCGATAACCGCAGCGGCGCAGAACGTCGCAAAAACGCCGGTTTCGGTGCGTAGTACCCCCAGGGAGCAGGCGGTCACCAAACTTGTTACGGACGAGCTGGAACAAAAAAAATCTGCACCCGAAACCAAACCCCTGGCCAGGGAAGAGCTGGACGGCGTCGTCAAAGAGATCAACCAGACCGTACAAAACGTGGTACGTGACATACGGTTTCAGCTTGATAAAGAGACCGACAAGGTCGTTATAAAAGTCATTGATCAAAGCACGCAGGAAGAAATCCGACAGCTGCCTCCGGAGGAGGTCCTGAATATGATGGAAAATCTGTCGAACCTGAAGGGAATCCTTTTCAAGGAGGAGGCGTGA